The DNA segment CCCACCGCTAGGTCTGTATTGATAAGATCCTGACGGGTTATTGATGATGTATTGATAAGATATGGATGGGTTATTGACTGACCCGGCGGCAGCAGTGTACAGAATGATGAGCTGTCTGAAATCAGAGAGAGACGGCGCCGGTTCGATGTTCATCCGTCGGAGAGTGGAGGCCAGGTAACTGAACTCACCTGGAGGAGACGGACAGACATGTGATAaagatgatgaacatgtttCACATGTGATATTTTATGtgaaattgttgtttttgaagCGATATCTCAAATTTCACCTGATGTGTCTGATAATCGCATTTACATTTGTACACATCATGTGAAGTTATGTATTTACATgcttgtgctttgtgtttagaaGTGGATCGATCATATGTTACATGTTTTTACATGTGAATTTTCCATAAACATTACAGTAACATGTAACGTGGGAATGCATCACGTGTGAAACGCTCTTCCACACGTGataaatttacatttgtaaCCGATGTATCCAGGAGAGCCTGACGTTCTTTGGTTTGAGGAGGAAACTGTTCAGGATCAACTCCTCACACAGACTGGAGAGACCCGAAACGCAGACACAGGAGCCAATCGCAGCccaggacacagagagaagaacCAATCACAGCTCAGGACATAGAGCCCGGAGCTAgtcacatcctcctcctctgccaggTAAACTCACCTGTCTGCTGTCaggtccctctctctcttcttcaaaacacacagtttcatCAAGTTTAGTGTTTTATCAGAGACTCCACCCGGCCGGTCTGTCCATCACACCGAAACAAACACCAACAGGACACCTTAACATAGCGGGTCATTTAGTCACCttgacttttttgtttcctttttttggtcttcttcttctccgtCTGAGGTTCTTTAGCTCCGCCCTCATCAGCTCGTCCACCTGCAGATGATAACAAAGTCGAACGCACCCACAGCCTAAACCTGAGAGGGATTACGAACAGCTCACCTGGATGTGTTCACCTGTGACTTCAGATTCACTTCAAACACAGATCAGATGATCAGATTATTACCTGAACATTTGTCAGATTAAAATTCACAGTTTTCGCAAATCAAGTTGTCTTTCACCTTTTACAGTGCACAcgtttaaaattttttatagTGCATCCCCTCAGGTAAAATATGCACTGTAAAAATTACAAGCAGGgggacactgaaaaaaatcttgactGGAGAATACactttagaaaaatatttaaataactaGTGAATGTGCTGTAAACAACAAGCAAAGACAAGGTATATAAAAcccacacactgtaaaaaaaatgaccacaagtgaatacactgtaaaaaattacAAGTTGTGGATGCATcaataccagaaaaaaaattggcCAAAAACCAGGGAATCCATTACATAGAGGatgtactgtaaaaaatatcTAATGACATGATAATTAAggaatacactgaaaaaaaacaacaacaaccctgTGGTGCACTGTTAAAACACATGGCAAGGTGCTGTAAAAAATTCTTCAGATGCGCggtaaaaaaatattaaaaaacactaCAACAATGACCAGTAAGagacacactgtaaaaaaatgacagttcaCCTGGAGTTTGACTTCCTGTTCCACTTCCTGTCGCTTCTCCTCTTTGAGCAGCTGAACGTCAACAGTCGGCTGACAGTCGTCACGGCAACGCCACACgtctgaacacacagaaacaggacGTGTAAGGTGTGTGAGAACCTCTCTTTTCTCAGGAAGAGACAGGAAGCGTTTGAATGAACTGACGCTGTAAATAAAGTGATAATAGAGTAAATGATTCAGGTGCAGCTGAACAACTGATTGTCCTCAGCAACCACTTCCTCTGTGGAAACCTCCACTTCCTGTGTGAGCGGCGGGCTCAGAGTCAGACGGCGAGCAGCTGGACGATAAAATCGCCCCCCTCCCTCAACATATAAACAATGGAAGTAAACAGCAGCAGGTGAGTGGAGGCAACCTGACCTGAACTCAGTGGATATAAGAAAACCTGAAACTGAACTTGGTCAGGTTCTGTACTGGTTTCACTGCTTTTAAGGTTTTAAACActagaggaaattaaaaaatatcataaaactgagattaaacaacaacaaacaaacaaaaaccttcttcttttttgaaCTATGAACTACTTATCCAGCACTTTTAACAAAATCTAACTTTATTTAGTCGTTAAATATTAATACCTGTTTAACACTTCGTGACCCTGGTACCCCGCACGCTATCTCACTGCAGAGCTGAAGCGTCAGCGTCACACGTATGATTATGATTAGGACCATGATACAGGTGTCAGGTCAAACTGATCagtggttgccatggtgaccgCTAGCGTTAAGTCCCGATAAAACCCCTCAGTTCCCTGCAGCAGGAACTACAttcacacccccaccccctggAAAAGAGCAGTGTTTGTTCCTCCAGAGGAAGAGGGGAATTGTGGGAACAGGAAACGACATCTTAGATCCACAGATTACATCTGATCTCAGATCCTTGACGCagcaggaaaaaactgaaaacaacaaccaGAACTGATCTGAGTGCAGCTGCAGGATGTGAAGTGTTTAATAATCAGCTCATTTCATTCCTAATGATTCTTCattcacagagaaaataaacattttaatccaGTTTTTTAAAGAAGCTGAACGAATTGATGAGAAATGATGATCATTTTGTGATACTTTATAATTTCAACTTAATTCAGCTGCTGTTCTGTGTCAGGGACACCACTTGTCAGTTAGTGTCACTGTTGTGGATCATCCTGGTTTGAACCTTTTTCAGGATCTGGTTCCTCGTGTCTCTGTATGATTCTAactgttgacattttatttgtgtaatgttgttttcatgGGTCCCTGCAGTTTTTACAGAGTGagctgttgttttcacattgttgcTGTCATTGTGTGTTGAGCAGGTTTTGGAAAGCTGTCTAGTGTAGATGGATCTCGATGACTCGCAGGACGGTGTAAAAACCTGAACCCGGACttatgaagaggaggaggaggaagaaggtgTGTAAATCAGGAGGTCCGAGGTCTGACAGGGTCGGAGCTGAAGTTCAGCTGtaaaactgaaccaaaacacCTCAGACTAAAACAACATGAGtctggactctgaggaggaCCCAGGCTTGGTCCTGGTCTACAGAGAGCCCTCCTCGTTATGGGTCAGTGAGACCACAAACACTTCACCTCCTCCTGCAGGAAGAAGAGGGTGGACTGtggatcagatcagatcagatcagatcatcatcatcaggagGAAGCACGAGAACACGAGTCTGTGCCTCAGTGTTTTCAGCttcctgcaggtgtgtgtgtgtgtgttctgtgtttataggattattataatttattgatTATGTTGTTAATTCATTATTATGTTTGTTCCACTCAGTGTCAAGTCCGATGAAAGTTCAGCAGCGTCGGATAAAAGACGGAAAAAAGacatgaagaaaagaaaagaagaggcgcacaaagaaaaagagagagagagatgggagacgaaagaaaagaaacaaaaagacaaatatttggAGAAATTATTTAACTGCTGTTGCACCAATATCCCAACTCAATGTCCACTTACTGCTTTTTATGGGCTTTTCCTGcagcaacaacagtaacaaaGTGCTTTCGTCTTTAACCTGAGTTTGTGTCGGGTTTTCTCACATCGTCACGTCAGCTGTGTAGCTCGTGTCCTTCAGAAACATCAgggaggaaacagctggaaGGACCCGTCCCACATCTGTTGTCCTacgacagagacagagactcgTGTGTGTCATTTGTGACTTTATGTGGactcacacattttaaatgttaactcATCATTAATGAAGCAGGTTACAGGCTGATCCGGATCAAACGTGAAGAGGATTCAGTGGCTTCACTTTTCTTTACCTCtgtctcccttttcttcttcttctctctctcctcctccctggcCGCCAGCAAAGCTGAAACCTGATCtcagaaaacatgaatttaatCTGTTAAATGCATAGGTTTTGTTGAAAACCAGCAGCGAGCAGACAGGTTGCCTACCTGTTGAGGTGCTTTCTGAGCAAACGGAGAAGCTGATCCTCCGTCCTGCACATCTGGAAAGTCTGGAAACGTCCCTGTGGCGTCTCTGTGGACgggttgttttattattttaccacCAACAGTGAAGCTGCAGTCGACAGGGTCagacactcaacacacacactttaacagCTTCTCGTTGACCTTTTTAGGAGCCGACGGTCTGACCTCGGTCTCTGTTAGACCCTGCTGGTCTGAGGTCAGTGTCAGAGATTTTAAATCACTCATTCTGACCCATGTCAGCTTTAactcagtggtggaagaagaactcTCATCCTCACCTTACTGAAGTACAAGTACTAATGCACCCAGTAAACATACTCTGTTACGTCAGTAAAAGTCCGTGAGTAGAATCAGGAAACGGTGCCGGAAGTATCAGAAGTATTTAAACCGGCTGCTGTCGCTGCTCCAGGGTTTTTActattaatccattaattgtttgtaaaattcagaaaataaagagaactCTCTGAGTTCAGAGATTCGGAgctgattttacatttgatttatatttaaccaacaactgttaaaaataaagtaaaagcagaaaagcaaaaaaggaaaagcagccgATCGTCACGTTTAAGAAGCCGGAACCATGAAATGAACTATTTGATAGAAAAgttcatttctgtctcttctcttcttgtctctgtAAAATACCTGCACATGTCGGAAGTGATACTGTCGTAAAGTTCCTCTCCGAGACCTACTGCAGGACAAGAATGCAGAACTTCAGGCAACTACTCGGTTACCTGAATAACAAACGGCGGCAGCTCACAGAAAATAAGAACTGATGGCAGATCAGTGAGAGCCTTTAGTCCTGATGAAGACCTTCGAGAGATGTCGAAAGCTCTGACACGTGTCAGACACTCAGaccattttgtcttttatacggtggaacaataataataatagtaataataatagtaataataataataataataataataataataataataataataataataataataataatgacaggACTAGAGGAACCATGGGAACAAGGGGAACAAGAGAAATTACAAAGAAGCACAGAACCAGAGGAAGGACAGGAAGAACCAGAAAACCCAAAAGAAACTGGGGAACCAGAAGGACCAGAGCAACTAGAGAaccaacaatgacaaaaaaagggaCCAGAGGAATCAGGAAAGGCAGAACAaaagggggaagagagaaacCACAAGAACCAGGggaggaaataaataaagcagaCGAACTTTAGGAACCACCGGTAGGAGCCAGAAGAACCAGTGGATGTGGAaccagaggaagagcaggacTCATTAGAACCTTGAGGAACCATGGAAAGAGCCAGAATAATCAGAATAACCAAAGACAACAGAGGAGAAACCAGAGGAACCAAGAAGTGTCTCCAAATGTACATAGCGATCTGATACTTGAGGATCTGGCCAGACCTGCACTTCATGAACCACTGTCGGATGTGTTCCTGCAGAGCCTCCTTCATGTCAGTTCCTTCCGCATCGAGCACTGACTGCTTCACACTGAGCCGGGGTCTCTGGTACTCCTCCTCGTTCTGATCCTGGATCAATCTCAGACCTGGTATGGACGAAACGTATTTCGTCTCTGATACTGATTCTTAAGCAGCAGAAACGAATTTAGTTCAGACTGCAGCTTCagtcctgttgtttttcagcctatatctgtttccattcagtcaaaccgTCCCATTAAAAGCAGCCGAACCAGCGGTGATCAGCTCCTGTGGCAGCGCAGCTGTGGActtacagacaactgtcactggatcactgcGATAccaaagaaaacttaaaaacgggaagattctgaatgaagttctgcagcctctttttcttctgctttctaaGTGGGTTTCTAATGacgtcctcaggaagtggaagCCAAACGGAATCATCtcaacatgtttttcatgtctGCCAGTTCAGGTCTGACTCAGGTCTCTGAGGAAGGATCActattgtttgtatttgtttaatttactcTTAAAGTTGTGAAATATTGTAACGACtcataaaaccataaaacctTCAGAACGAAAATCTTTTAAATCTTAGAAAACTTGCGTTTTAGCAGCAGCTCTGATCCACTTTGGATCGGGTGGATCAAGTGAATTAGGTTTGATCCATTTTCTTTCTGGCTGAATGTGGATCAGCTGTGATCCGTTTTCCTGCAAACTGAACATGGATCAGGTTTGGTAGTGTTCTGGACTCACCGGGGTCATCTTCAGGTCCAGCAGCAGGTAATCAAAGTAGCGCAACTCAGAAAGTTCCAGCTCCACCATCTGAGCCTTGAGCTCCAGGAGTCGACCCATCAGCCCGTCTAGGACGGTCCGGACCCCCCGCCTCTTCTGGGGTTGGACCGGCTGCTCGTAGACCTCTTCCAGACTGCGGAAGATCTGCAGGTATTTTAGGTAGGGGATGGCCCGGTCCTGGAAGACCTGCAGCCGGTCCCTCTGAAGACCGGGAGGATCTGCAGGAACCCCGTCCTGAAGGAGGTCCTGGAGAGCGCCGTGAGCTGCCGCCCCCTTCCTGTTAGAGGAGCTGAGGaccagacacagacaccagtACAAGGGTTTTTGAAGTCCTGGACTTTATTCTCGGTTCAGAGTTCAG comes from the Xiphias gladius isolate SHS-SW01 ecotype Sanya breed wild unplaced genomic scaffold, ASM1685928v1 HiC_scaffold_1475, whole genome shotgun sequence genome and includes:
- the LOC120787425 gene encoding dynein regulatory complex protein 11-like yields the protein CLVLSSSNRKGAAAHGALQDLLQDGVPADPPGLQRDRLQVFQDRAIPYLKYLQIFRSLEEVYEQPVQPQKRRGVRTVLDGLMGRLLELKAQMVELELSELRYFDYLLLDLKMTPELITAGLRLIQDQNEEEYQRPRLSVKQSVLDAEGTDMKEALQEHIRQWFMKCRDATGTFPDFPDVQDGGSASPFAQKAPQQVSALLAAREEEREKKKKRETETCGVAVTTVSRLLTFSCSKRRSDRKWNRKSNSRFRLWVRSTLLSSAGGRADEGGAKEPQTEKKKTKKRKQKSQGSQAVLDKIPVVKTLLLAGPSGVGKKMLVQAVYNETGAHPFNLSHRYPDRGGVAYLRHLVFKVAGELQPSVIWIEDAEKTFYEKTMKSNREFDPRRMKRDLLRCLKTLRPEDRVLVIGTTQTPFDGEIKAFCEVYKKIIPIPKSDYGSRMGTSSSRLQSPINQLIPDWIRSPFWVQ